The stretch of DNA CATGTCGGCTGCGAAGAAACGTTTGACCTGCATGGCCTGTACCCTCGATTAATTCTGGCCCACCGTTGAAACGATGGTGACTTGCTTGTTATCCGGTATTTCCTGATAGGCCAGCACATGAATGTTCGGTACGGCGAGTCGGGCGAAGCGCGACAGCATCGCGCGGACCGGACCTGCCACCAGCAGAATCGCTGGCTTACCCATCATTTCTTGACGCTGTGCCGCTTCTACCAGAGACCTTTGCAATTTTTCGGCCATTCCTGGCTCGAGGAGAATGCCATCTTCCGAGCCCTGTCCAGCCTTCTGCAGACTGTTTAGCAATATCTGTTCCAACCTGGGCTCAAGGGTGATCACAGGCAGCTGCGGCTCAAGCCCTACAACGTTTTGCACAATGGCACGGGACAACGCGACCCGCACCGCCGCCACCATCGCGGCGGGATCTTGACTCTTGGCTGCGACATTCGCGATGGCCTCGGCGATGGTTCGAATGTCCCGAACCGGTACCTGCTCCTGCAGCAGCGCCTGAAGCACCTTGAGCAGCGTCGACAGTGAAATCATCCCCGGCACCAGCTCTTCAGCCAGCTTCGGCGAGCTCTTCGCGAGAAGCTGCATCAGCTGTTGAACCTCCTCATGACCGAGGAGCTCGTGCGCATGCTTGTGCAAGACCTGATTAAGATGCGTCGCAACCACGGTGCTGGCATCCACGACCGTGTAGCCCAGCGATTGCGCTTGATCACGTTGACTGGCCTCGATCCATACCGCCTCCAGGCCAAAGGCCGGATCTTTGGCGGCGATGCCGTTCAGAGGCCCGAACACCTGTCCCGGGTTGATTGCCAACTCGCGATCCGGATACACCTCGGCTTCAGCCAGACTGACGCCCATGAGCGTCAACCGATAGGCGTTCGGCAACAGGTCAAGGTTGTCGCGGATGTGCACCGACGGCATCAGGAACCCGAGATCCTGAGACAGCTTCTTACGAACGCCCTTGATCCGCGCCAGCAACTGGCCACCCTGGTTGCGATCGACCAGCGGAATCAATCGGTAGCCCACCTCCAGGCCCACCATATCCACGGGGGTTACGTCGTCCCAGCCCAGCTCTTTGGTTTCGGCGGTGCGCTGCGCGGGAAGCAATTCCTGCTGTTTCTGAACCTCTTGCTCAGCGTGTTGCTTGACCTGCTTCTGACGATGCCAGATCCAGTACGCGCCGCCAGCAGCCACCGCACCGAGACCAAGGAAGGACATATGCGGCATGCCGGGCACCAGGCCCATGGCAATCATGATGCCCGCCGACACGGCCAGGGCCTTGGGCGAGGCGAACATCTGCCGGTTGACCTGCTGGCCCATGTCTTCCGAGCTGGTGACGCGCGTCACCATAATGGCGGCGGCAGTGGAAAGCAGGAGCGAGGGGATCTGCGCGACGAGGCCGTCACCGATGGTCAGCAGCGCGTACACCTGGCCGGCTTCGCTGAAGCTCATGCCGTGCTGCGCCATGCCGATACCGACGCCGCCGATCAGGTTGATGAACAGGATCAGCAAACCCGCGATGGCGTCACCGCGCACGAACTTGCTCGCACCGTCCATCGAGCCATAGAAGTCCGCTTCAGACGCCACTTCGACACGGCGCAGCTTGGCCTCGGACTGGTCGATCAGGCCGGCGTTGAGGTCGGCGTCGATGGCCATCTGCTTGCCGGGCATGGCATCAAGGGTAAAGCGCGCGCTGACTTCGGAAATCCGCCCGGCACCCTTTGTCACCACGACGAAGTTGATGATCATCAGGATCGCGAACACGACGATACCGACAACGTAGTTGCCGCCGATCACAACATTACCGAAGGCTTCGATCACGTGACCGGCCGCCGAACCGCCTTCGTGACCGTTGATCAGTACCACCCGCGTCGACGCGACGTTCAATGCCAGACGCATCAGGGTCGCAACCAGCAAGATCGTAGGGAATACCGCGAAATCCAGCGGGCGCAGCGCATAAACGCTGACCAGCAACACAACGATCGACAGAGCGATGTTGAAGGTGAACAGCAGATCCAGAAGGAACGGCGGCACCGACAGCATCATCATGCCCATCATCACGAGCAACAGCAGCGGCACGCCAAGGTTGCCGCGGCCCGCGCCTGTTATCCCGTTGCGGATGCCGATGAGTTGAGTGCGATCCAACGTAGCCCCCGGTAGAGCAGAACAAAGAATTGACGCAATACGCGCCCTGCCGAAGCTATAGCAAGAAGGGGTCCAACTTCGCCGGGGCGAGCCGGCGTGCACCGCGCGTCAGACGCTTGCCCTCGCGAAACGGGTTCGAACCGACTGGCCTTGGGGCAGTCTCACCCCTAGCGGGATAGACGGCCGTCGCGTAGCCGTTCAGTGCTCGCTCCTCTGCGGCACGTCCGCTTTGTCCACCCTCAACAGGAGTCTTTGCCATGAAACAGTGGATCATCGCAGCCCTTGCCGGCTGCACGGCCATGAGCCTGCAAGCCGAAACCCTCAGCGTGCCGGTGAACGCGGTATCGGCTGACGGCGTCGGCAAATCCGTCGGGACCATCAAGATCGAGAGCAGCGAGTACGGGCTCGTCTTCCGTCCGGAGCTATCGGGTCTGGACGCCGGCGCCCATGGCTTCCATATCCATGCCAAAGGCAGCTGCGACCCAGCGGAGAAAGACGGCGAGACCATCGCAGCAGGCGCCGCCGGAGGGCACTGGGACCCGAAGAACACCGGTACGCATGGCGAGCCGTGGGGCGAAGGCCATATGGGCGACCTCCCCGCGCTCATGGTGAGCGGCGACGGCACCGCCAATCAGCCGGTCCTCGCCCCACGCTTGAAAAGCCTGGGCGACATCAAGGGCCTGGCACTGATGGTTCACAAAGGTGGCGATAACCACGCTGACCACCCACAGCCACTCGGTGGCGGAGGCGCTCGAGTGGCCTGCGGGTTGATCGAGTAACGTTGCGGGAAGCTCAGGACTGGGCCGATTGGGTTGTATGCCGAACAGCGCCCAGTTGTGCGCCCTGTCACGACTGCTCACAGCCCGCCCGGGGGTGGGCTTCAGCCCACCACATTCGGTCTGCAGTCCCGCAGCAGGCTGACCTCATCCTGCAAAGCCCCAGGCTCAACGTTTCAGAGCGACCGCCCGCCGCTCATTCGTCTCGGCGAAGGTCCGGCGGGATCGGCAGGTTGCTCAATGGATCTGGCCGTTTACCCTTGCCGGAGCGGTACTGGCGAAGCTGGTAGACATACGCGAGCACCTGCGCCACGGCGAGGTACAGACCCGCGGGAATCTCCTGATCAAGCTCGGTGGAGTAATACACCGACCTCGCCAGCGCCGGCGACTCGAGTACTGTCACCTTGTGCTCGTTGGCAATCTCACGAATCTTCAGCGCAACAAAGTCGCCGCCCTTAGCCACCAGCATCGGCGCGCCGCCCTTATCGCCGTCATATTTCAGTGCTACGGCAAAGTGGGTCGGGTTGGTGATGACCACGTCAGCCTCCGGCACCGCCTGCATCATCCGGCGTTGCGCTGCGTCGCGCTGCAACTGACGAATCCGCGACTTCACCTCGGGCTTGCCTTCGCTGTCCTTGTACTCGTCGCGCACTTCCTGCTTGGTCATCATCATTTTCTGTTTGTTGTCCCAGAGCTGGAACGGGACATCCACCGCGGCGATCAAGATCAGCCCACAGGCCATCCACAGTGCGCACCAGCCCACCACTTCGGCACTGTGCATGATGGCGAGATCCAGCGGTTGCTTGGCGATGGACAGCAGGTCGTCCTGATAGGCGCTGAGAACCGCCAGCGCCACCATTAACACCACCAGAAACTTGCCGAGCGCCTTCAGCAATTCGACCAGTGCTTTGGTCGAAAACATCCGTTTCAAACCGGGCCCGGGATTCATCCGACTAAATTTAGGTGCCATCGATTTGGCCGAGAACAGCCAGCCACCCAACGAAATCGGGCCGATGATGGAGACGATCATCAGCACGATCAGCAACGGTATGACAGCCTCGAGTGCGATCATCCCGCTGCTCATGAGCAGCCGCACCATGGCACCTTCATCCAATAGGGTTTCCCGGCTCAGCTCAAAGCTGCCCTGCATCATCGCCATCAGGCTGCCCGCCAGGCTGCCGCCAGACGCCAGTAAGCCGCCAATCCCTCCAAGCGTCACCGCGACCGTATTCAGCTCTTTGGAGCGGGCAAGCTGACCTTTCTCGCGAGATTCACGGATGCGTTTCTCCGTGGGTTCCTCGCTTTTGTCGGCACCGCTTTCGCTCTCAGCCATGAATGGCCTCCGGCAGCTCTGTAGTAGGAGTTGGCATCAGCGCAAGCCGATCAATTCACGAAGCATTGCCAGCGCTTCACTGACGAAGGTCTGATACTGCGCCAGGATGTCGGCCATGCCGATCCAGACGATGATCAGGCCAAGCACCAGGGTCAACGGGAAACCGATGGAGAAAATGTTCAGCTGCGGGGCCGCCCGGGTCATTAGGCCGAACGCCAGGTTGACCACCAGCAGCGCGGTAATCGCTGGCAACACCAGCAACAAACCGGCGCCGAGCACCCATCCCAGCTTGCCGGCGACTTCCCAGAAGTGATTGGTACCAACCAACCAGCCGCCGATGGGCAGCGTTGTGAAACTCTCGGTGAGAATCTCCAGCACCACCAGATGACCGTTCATGGCCAAAAACAGCAGGATCACCAGCATATTGAAGAACTGGCCAATCACCGGGACCGAGACGCCGTTGGCCGGATCGACCATTGATGCGAAACCCAGGCCCATCTGCATGGCGAGCAGCTGACCGGAAACGATGAACACCTGAAAGAACAGCTGCAGCACAAAGCCCAGCATCACGCCGATCAGGATCTGCTCGGCGATCAGCACTAACGCCTGCCCGCTCAGCGCTTCCACCACCGGGACGGCCGGTAGCCCAGGGACGAGAACAACCGCGATTGCAACGGCCAGGTAGAGGCGCACGCGCATCGGTACCAGTTGCGTACCGATAATCGGCATGCTCATGAGCAGTGCCGCGATCCGGAACAACGGCAGCAGAAATTGCCCGACCCAGGCGCCGATCTGCGCATCGCTGAGCTCAAGCACGGGCGCAGGCCTTGCGCGTGGTCTTGTTCATCATGGCTAGCCGATGATCAACGGGATGTTCTGGATCAAGCCCTGGGTGTATTCCATCAACTCGCGAACCAGCCAGGGGCCCGCCCAGATCAGCGTCATCAGCATCACTAACAGTCGCGGCAGAAAACTCAGGGTTTGTTCGTTGATCTGCGTCGCCGCCTGGAACATCGCGACCACGAGGCCGACCAGCAGACTCGGCACCACCAGTACACCGACGATCATGGCCGTCATCCACAGGCTTTCTCGAAACAAATCAACCGCGACTTCGGGTGTCATGCGTGTCTCCCTTTAGCCGCTAAAGCGTGCCGAAACTGCTCGCGAGCGTACCGATGATCAGCCCCCAGCCATCGACCAGCACGAACAGCATGATCTTGAAGGGCAACGAAATGATGAGCGGCGAGAGCATCATCATGCCCATCGCCATCAGCACGCTGGCCACCACCATGTCGATGATCAGAAACGGAATGAAGATCATGAAACCGATCTGGAAGGCCGTCTTCAGCTCTGACGTCACGAATGCCGGGACCAAAATTGTCAGCGGCGCGGCGTCCGGCGTCTGGATGTCGGTGCGGCGCGACAGCCGCACAAACAACTCCAGATCGCTCTCGCGCGTTTGCGCCAGCATGAAGTTCTTCAACGGGATCTCTGCCCGCGCGATCGCATCAGGCGCCGACAATTGTTCGTTGAGGTAAGGCTGCACCGCCTCGTTGTTAATCCGCTCGAACACCGGCGCCATGATGAACAGCGTCAAGAAAATCGTCAGACCCACCAGAATCTGATTCGACGGCGTCTGCTGCAAGCCCAACGCCTGACGCAAAATGGAAAAGACGATGATGATCCGGGTGAAGCTGGTCATCAGCATGACGAACGCCGGGATGAAGCTCAGCGCCGTCATGATCAGCAGAATCTGCAGGCTGACCGAATACTCCTGCTGCCCTTCGGCATCGGTACTCAGCGTAATCGCCGGTATCGACAGCGGATTGTCGCCCTGAGCAATCAAACCACCGGCATCCTGACCCACGGCAAACGGGGCGGCCAGCATCAGCACGGCCGCCAACAGCAATCGAAGCATCAGGGCTTGTCCTTCTGGTCCCTGCCAAGCAGCTCCATGAGGCGCTGGGCAAACTCCGGGTTGGCAGGCTCAGCGTCCGGCAGATGAACCGGCTCTTCAAGCACATGCAGAGGGGTGATCCGGCCTGCACTCAGCCCGAGCAACACCTGCTCACTGCCGACCTGCACCAGCACCAACCGTTCGCGCGGGCCCAGCGCATGGCTGGAAATCAGCTTGATCGCCTGGTTACTGCGCGGATTGATCTGCTGCATGCGTCTGAGCAACCAGGCGAGCAAGAAGATCAGGCCGATCACCAACAGCAGGCCGAACAGCAGTTTGGTCATCTGAGCGCCCATACCGGAACTGTTCATGCTCGCCGCGGGCTCGGCGGCCATTACCGGCACGGCCAGCAATAGCGAAAGAAAGGCCAGAATTCGCATGTCAGCGCAGCTTCTTGATGCGTTCGCTTGGACTGATTACATCAGTCAAACGGATGCCGAATTTTTCGTTCACCACCACGACCTCGCCGTGGGCGATCAGGGTGCCGTTCACCAGCACGTCCAGCGGTTCACCCGCCAAACGGTCAAGCTCGACCACCGAGCCCTGGTTGAGCTGGAGCAGGTTGCGGATGCTGATTTCGGTGCTTCCGACCTCCATCGAGATCGAAACCGGAATATCCAGAATCACGTCGAGATTCGGCCCTTCAAGACCGGCCTGCAGCGGCGCGCCCTTCGGACTGCTGCCGAATTCTTCCAACGGCGCCCGTGGCGGGGCCACAGGCGTCGCCGGGCCCTGATTGAGCAGCGCGTCGATATCGTCCTGATTCGCGTCCCCCGCCTCGGCCAACGCCGAGGCCCACTCATCGGCCAGGGCCTGCTCTTCAGGAGATGTGTTTTCGTAATCGTCTGCCATCGCTAAACCTCGACCGGCTGGTAATTGAATGTGGACTTAATCAACGAGGTCGCATGACCGACTCAAGCACCTGCAGGGCCAGGTTGCCCTTGTGCGCGCCCAGCTTGACCTTGAACGTCGGCATGCCGTTGGCACGCATGATCATGTCTTCGGGCATTTCAACCGGGATCACATCGCCCGGCTGCATGTTCAGGATGTCGCGCAGCTTGAGCTGACGGCGCACAACGGTCGAACTGAGCGGGACCTTCACGTCCAGCACGTCTTCGCGCAACGCATTGATCCAGCGCTCGTCCTGGTCGCTGACGTCCGATTGGAAGCCGGCATCGAGCATTTCGCGGATCGGCTCGATCATCGAATACGGCATGGTCACATGGAAGTCACCACCACCACTCTCGAGTTCGATGTGGAAGGTCGACACCACCACCACTTCACTCGGGCTGACGATGTTGGCTAATGCCGGGTTCACTTCCGAATGCACATACTCGAAATTGACGTCGAGCACCGCGTGCCAGGCTTCCTTCAGGTCAACGAAAGCTTGATCCAACACCATGCGCACCACGCGCAGCTCGGTTGGCGTGAACTCGCGCCCCTCGATCTTCGCGTGCCGCCCGTCCCCGCCGAAGAAGTTGTCGACCAGCTTGAACACCAGCTTGGCGTCCAGAATGAACAGCGACGTGCCGCGCAGCGGCTTGATTTTCACCAGGTTGAGGCTGGTAGGTACGTAGAGCGAATGCACGTACTCGCCGAACTTCATCACCTGAACGCCACCGACCGACACATCAGCCGAGCGACGTAACAGGTTGAACATGCTGATGCGTGTGTAACGAGCGAAGCGCTCGTTGACCATTTCCAGCGTCGGCATACGGCCGCGGACGATACGGTCCTGGCTGGTCAGGTCATAGCTTTTGATGCTGCCCGGTTCGGCATCGCTCTCGGTATCGACCAGACCGTCGTCGACCCCGTGCAGGAGCGCGTCAATCTCGTCTTGCGAGAGCAGGTCTTGAACAGCCATCTACAACGACCCCTATTGCAATACGAAGTTGGTGAACAGCACTTGCTCGACGGCAAGCTTGCCGATTTCCTTCTGTGCCAGCGCCTGAACGCTAGCGGTCGCCTTTTGCCGAAGCATCTCCTGGCCGACCGGAGTCGCCAAGCTGGCAAACTCTTCGCTGGAGAACAGCATAACCAGTTGATTGCGCAACAGCGGCATGTGTTCCTTCAACGCGTCGAGCGCGGCCTGGTCACGCGACATCAACGCCACGCTGACTTGCATATAGCGCTGAC from Pseudomonas sp. DNDY-54 encodes:
- the flhA gene encoding flagellar biosynthesis protein FlhA; amino-acid sequence: MDRTQLIGIRNGITGAGRGNLGVPLLLLVMMGMMMLSVPPFLLDLLFTFNIALSIVVLLVSVYALRPLDFAVFPTILLVATLMRLALNVASTRVVLINGHEGGSAAGHVIEAFGNVVIGGNYVVGIVVFAILMIINFVVVTKGAGRISEVSARFTLDAMPGKQMAIDADLNAGLIDQSEAKLRRVEVASEADFYGSMDGASKFVRGDAIAGLLILFINLIGGVGIGMAQHGMSFSEAGQVYALLTIGDGLVAQIPSLLLSTAAAIMVTRVTSSEDMGQQVNRQMFASPKALAVSAGIMIAMGLVPGMPHMSFLGLGAVAAGGAYWIWHRQKQVKQHAEQEVQKQQELLPAQRTAETKELGWDDVTPVDMVGLEVGYRLIPLVDRNQGGQLLARIKGVRKKLSQDLGFLMPSVHIRDNLDLLPNAYRLTLMGVSLAEAEVYPDRELAINPGQVFGPLNGIAAKDPAFGLEAVWIEASQRDQAQSLGYTVVDASTVVATHLNQVLHKHAHELLGHEEVQQLMQLLAKSSPKLAEELVPGMISLSTLLKVLQALLQEQVPVRDIRTIAEAIANVAAKSQDPAAMVAAVRVALSRAIVQNVVGLEPQLPVITLEPRLEQILLNSLQKAGQGSEDGILLEPGMAEKLQRSLVEAAQRQEMMGKPAILLVAGPVRAMLSRFARLAVPNIHVLAYQEIPDNKQVTIVSTVGQN
- the sodC gene encoding superoxide dismutase family protein, translating into MKQWIIAALAGCTAMSLQAETLSVPVNAVSADGVGKSVGTIKIESSEYGLVFRPELSGLDAGAHGFHIHAKGSCDPAEKDGETIAAGAAGGHWDPKNTGTHGEPWGEGHMGDLPALMVSGDGTANQPVLAPRLKSLGDIKGLALMVHKGGDNHADHPQPLGGGGARVACGLIE
- the flhB gene encoding flagellar biosynthesis protein FlhB, which produces MAESESGADKSEEPTEKRIRESREKGQLARSKELNTVAVTLGGIGGLLASGGSLAGSLMAMMQGSFELSRETLLDEGAMVRLLMSSGMIALEAVIPLLIVLMIVSIIGPISLGGWLFSAKSMAPKFSRMNPGPGLKRMFSTKALVELLKALGKFLVVLMVALAVLSAYQDDLLSIAKQPLDLAIMHSAEVVGWCALWMACGLILIAAVDVPFQLWDNKQKMMMTKQEVRDEYKDSEGKPEVKSRIRQLQRDAAQRRMMQAVPEADVVITNPTHFAVALKYDGDKGGAPMLVAKGGDFVALKIREIANEHKVTVLESPALARSVYYSTELDQEIPAGLYLAVAQVLAYVYQLRQYRSGKGKRPDPLSNLPIPPDLRRDE
- the fliR gene encoding flagellar biosynthetic protein FliR — protein: MLELSDAQIGAWVGQFLLPLFRIAALLMSMPIIGTQLVPMRVRLYLAVAIAVVLVPGLPAVPVVEALSGQALVLIAEQILIGVMLGFVLQLFFQVFIVSGQLLAMQMGLGFASMVDPANGVSVPVIGQFFNMLVILLFLAMNGHLVVLEILTESFTTLPIGGWLVGTNHFWEVAGKLGWVLGAGLLLVLPAITALLVVNLAFGLMTRAAPQLNIFSIGFPLTLVLGLIIVWIGMADILAQYQTFVSEALAMLRELIGLR
- the fliQ gene encoding flagellar biosynthesis protein FliQ — protein: MTPEVAVDLFRESLWMTAMIVGVLVVPSLLVGLVVAMFQAATQINEQTLSFLPRLLVMLMTLIWAGPWLVRELMEYTQGLIQNIPLIIG
- the fliP gene encoding flagellar type III secretion system pore protein FliP (The bacterial flagellar biogenesis protein FliP forms a type III secretion system (T3SS)-type pore required for flagellar assembly.), with product MLRLLLAAVLMLAAPFAVGQDAGGLIAQGDNPLSIPAITLSTDAEGQQEYSVSLQILLIMTALSFIPAFVMLMTSFTRIIIVFSILRQALGLQQTPSNQILVGLTIFLTLFIMAPVFERINNEAVQPYLNEQLSAPDAIARAEIPLKNFMLAQTRESDLELFVRLSRRTDIQTPDAAPLTILVPAFVTSELKTAFQIGFMIFIPFLIIDMVVASVLMAMGMMMLSPLIISLPFKIMLFVLVDGWGLIIGTLASSFGTL
- the fliO gene encoding flagellar biosynthetic protein FliO, translated to MRILAFLSLLLAVPVMAAEPAASMNSSGMGAQMTKLLFGLLLVIGLIFLLAWLLRRMQQINPRSNQAIKLISSHALGPRERLVLVQVGSEQVLLGLSAGRITPLHVLEEPVHLPDAEPANPEFAQRLMELLGRDQKDKP
- the fliN gene encoding flagellar motor switch protein FliN, with the translated sequence MADDYENTSPEEQALADEWASALAEAGDANQDDIDALLNQGPATPVAPPRAPLEEFGSSPKGAPLQAGLEGPNLDVILDIPVSISMEVGSTEISIRNLLQLNQGSVVELDRLAGEPLDVLVNGTLIAHGEVVVVNEKFGIRLTDVISPSERIKKLR
- the fliM gene encoding flagellar motor switch protein FliM, with translation MAVQDLLSQDEIDALLHGVDDGLVDTESDAEPGSIKSYDLTSQDRIVRGRMPTLEMVNERFARYTRISMFNLLRRSADVSVGGVQVMKFGEYVHSLYVPTSLNLVKIKPLRGTSLFILDAKLVFKLVDNFFGGDGRHAKIEGREFTPTELRVVRMVLDQAFVDLKEAWHAVLDVNFEYVHSEVNPALANIVSPSEVVVVSTFHIELESGGGDFHVTMPYSMIEPIREMLDAGFQSDVSDQDERWINALREDVLDVKVPLSSTVVRRQLKLRDILNMQPGDVIPVEMPEDMIMRANGMPTFKVKLGAHKGNLALQVLESVMRPR